AAATCACATCGAGTGCTTGGATTTGAGCAGCATTCAGTTTGCTATGCTGAAACAGTTGTGCCCAATGAATCACAGGCAAAAGGGCATTTACGCCGTATTCACGGTGGAATTGTTGATTTTGATTATGTTCCAGCTCAGTGGTATTGATCGTCATTGTTGTTTGTCCTCTGCGTATTCGTGGTTGATCTTTGATAATCAGCTAATGTTTAGAATCAGAAGATCAAATCATGTGTTTATTTTTAGGCTTTATTACGTGAAAATTAAAGTAGGACAAAAGTTTAAAATTTATTTTTAATTTAAAAATAATTATAAATAACAATATCTTGAAATTTAAATTTTAGATTTTCTATATGTTTTTAAGAATTTTGAACAGTTTTTGCCATTCCAAAATTCAAAATGAGCACTTTGGTCTATAAAAAGTATGCGCGGGTATCGAAAAATGATGCGTTTTGTACATTCGCTTAAAAATTAAGCCAATTTGGAAATTTTTATTTACACTTAAAATAAAAATGCCCATGTTGCAGCACAACATGAGCATGCTCAAAACAGCAAATAGACCTAGCTATCTGAAATTTTTAAACCCGATAACCATGACCGTAATGAAGCAGGTTTAAGCGGTTTTTTCAGTAGGACAATATTTTGCTCTTTTAAGCGTTGAGGAAGTTCAGGATCAGAATCTGCAGTAATTAATGCCACAGGCACATTCTCTTTACGATGTTGCAAAATAAAATCCAGTCCCATTTTATTTTGATTCAAATGTTGATCCACCAACCAAACCTGAATATTTTCCTGTTGGATGAGTTCAGCCGCTTGCTCGGGCTCTGTTGCTTTAAAGACTTGATAACCCCATTTGCTGAGCAATGTGGACATTCCTTCCAAAATGGTTTCGTCATTATCTAAGCACAGCACTTTAAAGGCTTTCGCTTTTAATGGAACAGCTTGCGTTGGTGCTGCCACAACTTTTGGAGCTTCAACCAAAGGGACCTCAATCATAAAGCATGAGCCTTGACCGAGTGTTGAATAGACATAAACAGGATAATTCAACATGCTGGTCATACGCTGCACAATGGCTAAACCAAGACCTAAACCTTGTTCACCCCAAGGTGAAGTATGTCCACAGCGCTCAAACTCTTGGAATAGCTTGATGCGTTGTTCTTCAGCAATACCAGGACCTGTATCCCAAACCCCGATACGAATATGCTGGGGCTTGCTGCTTGAGCGTAATACGCCAACCACCACTTTACCTTTAGCTGTGTAGCGTAGGGCATTGCTGACAAAGTTTTGAATAATACGTCGAATCCATTGTGGATCGGTATCAATCCAGAATTGAGCATCATGTACGCTAAATTTAATCTCGCGTTGTGCAGCAATCGACTTAAATTGCAATTCTAAATCGCTAAGCAAATCGTGTAATGGATAGGCCTGACGTTTAGGTTGAATAGTTCCACCTTCTAAACGGGCAATATCTAACAGTGCAGACAACATACTTTCTGCACCATGTAAGGCACGATCCAGTTGCTGCAAGGTTTTACGGTCTTCTTCAGACTGTACACTTTGCTCGAGCGCAGTACTAAATAGACGTGCCGCATGCATCGGCTGCAATAGGTCATGACTGGCAGCAGCAATAAATCGACTTTTCGACATATTGGCTTTATCAGCTTGTTCACGTGCCAGTTGTTGCTCCGAAAGGGCATCCGCAAGCTGTTGTGTCCGGTCACGTACACGGCCTTCAAGCACAGCTTCATTTTCACGGAACGCTGTAATGTCGGCAAAGGTTGTCACAAAACCGCCACCTTCGATCGGATTCCCACGCATCTGAATCACACGGCCATCTTTACGAATACGTTCAAACTCATGGGCACTGCCTACACGCATCCAATGCATACGTTTACGGACATGCTCCTCGACAGAACCTGGTCCACATTCACCACGTTCAGCGTTATAACGAATCAAATCTGAAATTGGACAGCCAACATAGACAATGTCTTTTGGATAATCGAAGAGTTTAAGATATTGATTATTCCATGCAACCAAACACATGTTTTCATCCACCACACTCACCCCTTGGGTCATGTGGTCGATCATGGTCATAATCAGATTTTGGTTAAACCGTTGCCATTGGGATGCTTGGTCAAGAATATTCGCGACCTGACCAAGTGCCAAACCATTATTAACCATCGCGGTTGTCAGTAATGTCCGCGCAGAAGCAGCGCCAATCGTGCCTGCCAAATACTGTTCGGTAAAACGCCACCACATCCCGTTTGCACTGCTATTTTCATTCAGCTCTACATTGTTTTGAGTGCAGAACTGCTCAAAAGCACGCATGGTCGGTTCTTCACCAGTAATACGTTTCGAAAGGGTAATTAAGTCACCGACTTTTAAACGTGCTACATCTTGATGAGAATAAGTAATCTCATTATTCAGACTTTGTGAAGGCAAAGGCTTGGTTTCATAATAAAAGAAACTTTCTGCCTGAATTTGCTCTGCAATGCTTGGTCGGAAAATACGCGATACCCAAATATATAAAATAAGGTTTAGACCAAGTGACCAAATCACACCATGGGTCAGTGGATCAAAAGATTCAAAACCGAGTAAGGCTTCAGGACGTAAAATATTGATGCCAAATGGACCATGATTGAGAATATTTTCACTGATGTACTGAAATTCTGTAGGTAGACTGCGCAAAACGGTTGGGATTAACAAAGTATAGGCCCACATGGCAAAGCCGGTAATTAACCCTGCATACACACCTTGCTTACTGCCACCACGCCAATATAAACCACCAATCAGAGCAGGGGAGAACTGTGCCACAGCACTAAATGCCAAAAGACCGAATACAGAAAGCTGGTTAATGTCGTTAAAGAAGTTATAGAACAAGAAGCCAAAGAGCATCACACCAAGAATACAGATACGGCGTGTAAACTTAAGAACTAAAGGCAAGCGTTTGTCATGGCGAGAAATAAATTTAAAGCGCCAAAGTGCCGGCATGATTAAGTCATTACTGAGCATAATCGACAATGCCACGGACGATACCAATAGCATTCCTGTGGATGCAGAAAAACCGCCCAAGAATGCCAATAAAGTAAGCCAATCTTGGTTATAACTGAGGGGTAAAGACAAAACAGCCACATCCGGAATGGCTAAATACTGCGGAGCTGCATGTAAAGCCCAGCTGGCGATGGGAATAATAGCGAGCGTGGTTAAAATCAGATACACAGTAAACCAGCGACGTGCCCCGCGAATATGTTTTTCATCACGCAATTCAACCACAGCAACGTGGAATTGGCGTGGTAAACAAATGATCGCTAATGCCGCAAGCAAAGTTTGTATCCAGAAACTTTCAGGCACACCAAACAGCTGAACATCTCGGAATGTTGTACTAATGTCATTTGAGATTTGCGCAACATTGGCTGGTGAATCGAACATAAAGAAACATGCAACCGCGAGCAGTGCAAAGAGTTTCACGAATGATTCAAACGCAACCGCGAGCATGAGACCGCCGTGTTGTTCAGTATTGGCAATTTGCCGTGTACCAAAAATCATCGCCAAGATCGCCAAAATACCGGTCAATAGAAGTACCCCATTGGTGGTACTCGTGATCCCTGCGGTCGGTTCCAAAATCACGGCGGCACTTAATGCGATGGCACGTAGCTGTAAAGCCAAATACGGAATAATCGCGATGACAGCCAAAATGGTGACTAATGAAGCCAATGGCCCACTTTTACCGTAGCGTGCTGCTACAAAGTCGGCAATCGATGAAATGGCATGGTTCTGACGGACTCGTCCTAGGCGTCGCCAAATGTCATATCCCAGTGCTACAAACAGCAAAGGTCCAAGATAAATAGGCAAGAAAATAATACCTTCACGAACTGCAGCGCCAGTTGCGCCATAAAACGTCCACGAAGAACAATAGACACCTAAAGTTAAACTAAACAATAACATGCGTCCGCGAGTACTAAGACGACTGGCATGTTTTTCACCGAAAAATGCACAAATAAAGAGGATTGCGATATATAGGGCGAGCACCCCGATAATGAGCCAACTGTTCATATAGCCTGATGTGTACTGAGCAGAACACTATGATACCGCATCCATAAAGCCCCCGTTGAAATTGATTATTTTTTAACGACCAAAGTCTAAATTACAACCAGTAGAGAAGCTTGCTAACGTGGTGCAGTGATAATTCGAATTAAAAAATAACCGACCCAAGGTTGGGTCTAAGGAGAAAAATGATGGATGAGGCACAAGTAGACCGAATTCTACAA
This window of the Acinetobacter sp. NCu2D-2 genome carries:
- a CDS encoding hybrid sensor histidine kinase/response regulator yields the protein MNSWLIIGVLALYIAILFICAFFGEKHASRLSTRGRMLLFSLTLGVYCSSWTFYGATGAAVREGIIFLPIYLGPLLFVALGYDIWRRLGRVRQNHAISSIADFVAARYGKSGPLASLVTILAVIAIIPYLALQLRAIALSAAVILEPTAGITSTTNGVLLLTGILAILAMIFGTRQIANTEQHGGLMLAVAFESFVKLFALLAVACFFMFDSPANVAQISNDISTTFRDVQLFGVPESFWIQTLLAALAIICLPRQFHVAVVELRDEKHIRGARRWFTVYLILTTLAIIPIASWALHAAPQYLAIPDVAVLSLPLSYNQDWLTLLAFLGGFSASTGMLLVSSVALSIMLSNDLIMPALWRFKFISRHDKRLPLVLKFTRRICILGVMLFGFLFYNFFNDINQLSVFGLLAFSAVAQFSPALIGGLYWRGGSKQGVYAGLITGFAMWAYTLLIPTVLRSLPTEFQYISENILNHGPFGINILRPEALLGFESFDPLTHGVIWSLGLNLILYIWVSRIFRPSIAEQIQAESFFYYETKPLPSQSLNNEITYSHQDVARLKVGDLITLSKRITGEEPTMRAFEQFCTQNNVELNENSSANGMWWRFTEQYLAGTIGAASARTLLTTAMVNNGLALGQVANILDQASQWQRFNQNLIMTMIDHMTQGVSVVDENMCLVAWNNQYLKLFDYPKDIVYVGCPISDLIRYNAERGECGPGSVEEHVRKRMHWMRVGSAHEFERIRKDGRVIQMRGNPIEGGGFVTTFADITAFRENEAVLEGRVRDRTQQLADALSEQQLAREQADKANMSKSRFIAAASHDLLQPMHAARLFSTALEQSVQSEEDRKTLQQLDRALHGAESMLSALLDIARLEGGTIQPKRQAYPLHDLLSDLELQFKSIAAQREIKFSVHDAQFWIDTDPQWIRRIIQNFVSNALRYTAKGKVVVGVLRSSSKPQHIRIGVWDTGPGIAEEQRIKLFQEFERCGHTSPWGEQGLGLGLAIVQRMTSMLNYPVYVYSTLGQGSCFMIEVPLVEAPKVVAAPTQAVPLKAKAFKVLCLDNDETILEGMSTLLSKWGYQVFKATEPEQAAELIQQENIQVWLVDQHLNQNKMGLDFILQHRKENVPVALITADSDPELPQRLKEQNIVLLKKPLKPASLRSWLSGLKISDS